One window of the Cydia fagiglandana chromosome 22, ilCydFagi1.1, whole genome shotgun sequence genome contains the following:
- the LOC134675442 gene encoding uncharacterized protein LOC134675442 has protein sequence MTRVGHWLVVMLGTTFVVAFLGVANPVQALRHWVQRATHVTQKIDLSTQVCYSEIIPGLYLSNIKAAQDINVLRHLNITHVLTIEAHRIPKSVFAERNINNLFIKAYDTSQTNLMPYFPMSNAFIEEGLTSGGNVLVHCRFGVSRSATLVIAYLMQKYNMNYDQAFEYVRSKRFFINPNPGFVSQLQEYHRLHYGVNQYQRFEAYCAVKARKHKYKIVSAAVILVTILVPIVVLIYLW, from the exons ATGACCAGGGTCGGGCATTGGTTGGTGGTTATGTTAGGAACCACGTTCGTAGTGGCGTTCCTTGGCGTAGCCAATCCAGTCCAGGCGCTCAGACACTGGGTCCAGCGAGCCACTCACGTTACCCAGAAGATCGACCTCAGCACCCAAGTTTGCTACAGCGAAATCATCCCTGGCCTTTACCTGAGTAATATCAAAGCTGCCCAGGATATAAATGTCTTGCGTCATCTTAATATCACCCATGTTCTCACCATCGAAGCGCATCGCATCCCGAAGTCAGTTTTCGCCGAAAGAAACATTAATAACCTCTTCATCAAGGCCTATGATACGAGCCAGACGAATCTCATGCCCTATTTCCCCATGTCCAATGCCTTCATCGAGGAAGGTCTCACAAGTGGAGGGAACGTCCTCGTACATTGCCGTTTCGGTGTATCACGATCGGCCACCTTGGTTATTGCCTACCTGATGCAAAAGTACAACATGAATTATGACCAGGCTTTCGAATATGTCAGGTCAAAGAGGTTTTTCATCAATCCCAACCCTGGATTTGTGAGTCAACTCCAAGAATACCACCGGCTTCACTACGGCGTGAATCAGTATCAGAGATTCGAGGCATACTGCGCCGTGAAGGCGCGAAAGCACAAATACAAGATAGTCTCAGCAGCCGTGATCCTGGTCACCATCCTCGTGCCTATAGTTGTTTTG ATCTATCTGTGGTAA